A genomic window from Sebastes fasciatus isolate fSebFas1 chromosome 7, fSebFas1.pri, whole genome shotgun sequence includes:
- the bloc1s3 gene encoding biogenesis of lysosome-related organelles complex 1 subunit 3 encodes MSSAYQIVVQGEASETDSDDEVYITSMPATQTATAGAKVPGEASETDSEGEEEQTGRVSSLSQESAQILRRDLPPLIVVRDHPDIQSIVEDRPSPTHRPQGDTLLQQKLQESNSRLFSDVGQTLRQVYGSASREVHSATTQLNTSQSAIINASHSIRLILDDLKAVSEKIDIITSCQILPDININHPNNCTTPVP; translated from the exons ATGTCCAGTGCATACCAGATAGTGGTGCAGGGCGAAGCCTCTGAGACAGACTCTGATGATGAAGTCTACATCACCTCCATGCCTGCTACTCAGACTGCCACAGCAGGAGCCAAG GTTCCTGGAGAGGCGTCTGAAACAGACAGTGagggtgaggaggagcagaCTGGCCGAGTTTCCTCACTGAGCCAGGAGAGCGCTCAGATACTCAGGAGAGACCTGCCTCCTCTTATCGTAGTTAGAGACCATCCTGATATACAGTCCATAGTGGAAGACAGGCCAAGTCCCACACACAGGCCGCAAG GTGACACCCTTTTACAACAGAAGCTGCAGGAATCTAACAGCCGGCTGTTTTCTGACGTGGGACAGACACTGCGGCAGGTTTATGGCAGCGCCAGTAGAGAG GTGCACAGTGCAACGACTCAGCTGAATACTTCGCAGAGCGCCATCATCAATGCCTCCCACAGCATTAGATTAATCCTGGATGACCTGAAGGCTGTGTCCGAGAAGATTGACATCATCACCAGCTGTCAGATACTGCCCGATATTAACATCAATCATCCAAATAACTGTACTACTcctgtaccttaa
- the trappc6bl gene encoding trafficking protein particle complex subunit 6B, like, translating into MADESLFDFLHMEMVSHIYTEQQSSKGEMDNKDRAVCVSVLESMGFRVGQGLIERLTRDSPSFKDELDVMKFVCKDFWTKVFRRQVDNLRTNHQGTYVLQDNKFSLLTQLSNGKQYLDQAPKYLAFSCGVVRGALTNLGLESVVTAEVSVMPSCKFQVVVQKL; encoded by the exons ATGGCAGACGAGTCTCTCTTTGACTTTCTCCATATGGAGATGGTGTCACATATCTACACGGAGCAGCAATCCAGTAAAGGAGAGATGGACAACAAG GAccgagctgtctgtgtttctgtcctTGAAAGCATGGGCTTCCGGGTGGGACAAGGACTCATTGAGAG GTTGACCAGGGACTCTCCTAGCTTCAAGGATGAGTTGGATGTAATGAAGTTTGTCTGTAAAGACTTCTGGACGAAGGTGTTCAGGAGGCAGGTTGACAACCTCAGAACAAACCATCAG GGTACCTATGTCCTGCAGGACAACAAGTTTTCTCTGCTGACTCAGCTCTCAAATGGAAAACAGTACCTGGATCAGGCTCCTAAG TACCTCGCTTTTTCGTGTGGCGTGGTGAGAGGAGCTCTGACTAACCTTGGTCTGGAGAGCGTGGTGACAGCTGAGGTCTCTGTTATGCCATCCT GTAAATTCCAAGTTGTGGTCCAGAAGCTGTGA